TCTACGCGGTCGCGGTCCTCGACGATGACGGCGACGCACAGTTCCTCCGCTGGGGCTCAGCCGGGAGCTGCGACACCTGACCCACCCTGCACTGACCGCCGAGGTTCAGTGCTCGCAGAGGGAGAATTCGCGTTCGTAGAGCTGCTCGTTGTGTTCGTCGACGAAGAACTTGCGTTCCTGCATGAGCTGTTCGCGGAAGGCCTTGGCCTGCTCAAGCGTCATGGTCGAGGTGTCGGACCACGGTTGCTGCGGAGGCACATCGGACGTCGAGACGATCTTTTCCGACGGGTCGACCAGGAAGAACGCAAGAATCTTGCGGTGTCCCGGGCGGGTGGGATCCATGAGGCTGAAGTCGCCGACGCGGTGTTGCAGGACGTTCGGGAACGCCAGGCAGCGGCCCGCCGGCGTCGATGCCGATCCCAGCATCTGGTTCAGCGCGTCTTCGTTCTCCAGGCCGTAGACGTCACGAAGACCGTTGTCGTCGTTCTGCTCGTAGCGCGGGTCGTCGAGCGCCGCCCGGAAACTCAGCCGGCTCTCGGTGATGTTCTCGCTGTCCCAGTAGTAGATGCCGGTCGAGACGATCCGCTCGTTCAGCATGCCCTCGACATGCCAGGAACCGCCGGCGTACTCGGGCTCGTCCGGGGTGAGATGAATCGTGGCGAGCTTGACGATGACCTGGAGACCGCGGCCGCGCAGGTCGACTCGGGCGGATTCGTCGGGCGCCTCGGGCGGGGTGAATTCCGGGGCGTCGGGGATGACAGGGCGGCGGTTCTCCCACCAGTCTTCCTGCGCCACTTCCCACGCATCGAGGGCTTCTTCGTAGGCAGCGTCATCACTGTATGCGGATTTGTCCGGATGCTCCGGTTCCGAGTCGTACCAGCCGTAAGGATCGGCCTCGACCCGCAGCGCCCGCGGATGGCGCAGATCAGTGAGCACGTTCTCCAGCAGCGGGCGCATACGCGCGAACAAGTCCGGCAGGAGAGAGGCCAGTTCGTGATGGGCCTCGGGGTGGACGTTGTTCACGTACGAACGGAAGGCGACGTCGCCGTCGTCACTGACGTCGACGTCCGTGGGCAGCCACTGGAACTTCTCCGAGAACTCGTACTTCGAGTAGTGGTTCGTCGGGTTCTGCCACGCCCGCTCGGGCGCGCCGCTCGCCTCTCTCACCAGGCAGAACAGTGAGGGATGCACCAGATCCAGGACCTGCCCGTCGGATCCGGGATGCCAGTCCTGCTCGGCTTCGGGGACCTGCTCCAGGACCCGAACCGCCTCGATCAACCGGGACCTGAGCTTGTCGTCGATCAGCGTGTCCGACTGCCACACCCCGTCGACGGCGGACACCTCGATGCCGGTTCGCCCGTCCCGCTGTCCGGCGTAGTGCGCGAGCTCGGCGAGCACGTAACGAACCTGCGCCTCGGTGAGGCCCTGGGCGATCGCTTCCTGCGTCCACCGGGCGACGATGTCGGCATCGTTCATCTTCTCGAACCACCCCGGCTTCGTCCGGAGGTGCGCACTGCACTGCATCATCTCAAGTTCCCGCAGCGTTCGGGGTGTCGCGAACCCCATGGAACGGGAAGCGTGAAAGGGCAGCGGGAAGGCAGTCAGGCCGGTCAATTCTCGTGATCCCTACAGTCGGTGTGCGGTGGCCGGAAGGATAGCCCAGCCGTCTGACACCGCAGCCGTGGTCCCTGTCCGCATGCTTTTCGTCCTCTGCCGCTACCGCTTCACGCGGCTCCGGACCGCGAGGACGGTGAGGC
The sequence above is a segment of the Streptomyces sp. NBC_01255 genome. Coding sequences within it:
- a CDS encoding DUF4246 domain-containing protein, with amino-acid sequence MTGLTAFPLPFHASRSMGFATPRTLRELEMMQCSAHLRTKPGWFEKMNDADIVARWTQEAIAQGLTEAQVRYVLAELAHYAGQRDGRTGIEVSAVDGVWQSDTLIDDKLRSRLIEAVRVLEQVPEAEQDWHPGSDGQVLDLVHPSLFCLVREASGAPERAWQNPTNHYSKYEFSEKFQWLPTDVDVSDDGDVAFRSYVNNVHPEAHHELASLLPDLFARMRPLLENVLTDLRHPRALRVEADPYGWYDSEPEHPDKSAYSDDAAYEEALDAWEVAQEDWWENRRPVIPDAPEFTPPEAPDESARVDLRGRGLQVIVKLATIHLTPDEPEYAGGSWHVEGMLNERIVSTGIYYWDSENITESRLSFRAALDDPRYEQNDDNGLRDVYGLENEDALNQMLGSASTPAGRCLAFPNVLQHRVGDFSLMDPTRPGHRKILAFFLVDPSEKIVSTSDVPPQQPWSDTSTMTLEQAKAFREQLMQERKFFVDEHNEQLYEREFSLCEH